The following nucleotide sequence is from Penaeus vannamei isolate JL-2024 chromosome 10, ASM4276789v1, whole genome shotgun sequence.
gtgtgtgtgtgtgtgtgtgtgtgtgtgtgtgtgtgtgtgcgtgtgtgtgtgtgtgtgtgtgtgtgtgtgtgtgtgtgtgtgtgtgtttatatatatatatatatatatatatatatatatatatatatatatatatatatatatatatatatatacatatatatatatatatatatatatatatatgtatatatatatgtatatatatgtatatatatatatatacatatatatatatatacatatatatatatatatatacacacacatacataatatatatatgtatatatatgtatatatatatatatatatataaatatatatatatatatatatatatatatatatatatatatatatatatatatatatatatatatttatttatatatatgtatatatatatatatatatttatatatttatatatatatatatatatatatatatatatatatatatatatacatatatatatgtatgtatatatatacatatatatatatatatatatatatatatatatatatatatatatctgtgtgtgtgtgtgtgtgtgtgtgtgtgtgtgtgtgtgtgtgtgtatattgtcactattatcggTATCATGAACCCATtgctgatattgatattattgtatttataatcGTTTTCGTCATCGtccacttatttattattattattattattgttaatattacatcatcagagagagggaaagagagagagagagagagagagagagagagagagagagagagagagagagagagagagagagagagagagagagagagagagagagagagagagagagagagaaagatagaaagagagagagagagagggagaaaaagagagagagaaagagagagagagagagagtgaaaaagagagagtgagaaagagagagaaagagagagagggagagagagagagtaactaaTACTGAATCCCTTTAACTTACAAGAATGAAGTGTGGGGCCTGTTTATTCCATCGAGTGTGACAAAAGTAATTCCAATTTCCTTGGCAGCAGGGTCTGTTAAGGATTTTAATAAAGAAGCTTGAATTACAAAACAAGAAGTTTCCGATGTTCTCTTAGACTGTTTGAATAAAGGCATCGTATATcaaaatattatttaatataagTATCTTTCTTAATGTATGtcaagcgtatgtgtgtgtggctgtgtttgggagcgcatacgtgcatgtatgtctatTGTGCGCTTATGTGCGTGAAAATGGCAGTCCCAGCACAGGCCTCAGATCCCCGGCGCGTAGAATGCCTCCGCCGGAACCTGGCGCTCCCTCCGCGAGGAGGACCGTTTCCTCCTCAGATTGAAATGAATTTTTGCAGCCAGACAGGCGTCTTCGCGGGTGTTCGCCCTCGCATCTCATTAGGCGGCATTTTATTCAGTAAATACACACTCGGGATCTGATGGAATTTCACGGTAATCTACTTCCTCTTCACTCTTGCTTTTGTTGGCTCTCGTTGTTAATGTTGGTTTTCCTTCTCTGGAAAtgtctcatattttctttctctcacactgttttcctccctcccccatttctcccttttctctttccctctctctcttattccttataTAATAACCAAAAGTCCAGCCAAGCTAACaagcccccctcgccctccccgcaGGCGGCAGCACCACCTCGGAAGCCCCCACGAGCTCGACCAGCGACGCCAGTAGTTcgagctcctccccctcctcctcgtcctcctccagcaGCAGCATCAGTAACTCCAACGAGACgacgcccgcgccgcccacgccttccccctccaccacgtCCACCACCACGCCCAAGCCACGCCCGATCAAACTGGAGGAGAACGACGAGAAACGGCTTCTCGACGACCTGATGCTGGGCTACGACAGGGACGTCCGGCCGGTGAAGAACGCGTCGCACCCCATCGTCATCCAGCTCGGCATCACACTGACGCAGATCTTCGACATGGTGAGTTCATATTAGGGggagagttgggggtgggggcatAGGGAGAGACTGGggtgaggagaaagtgaagaaggtgttgaggagaggagagaaagaagaaagtaagataTATTTCCatgggaaaataaagaagagaaagtaaggggAAGGGCTGAGGAGAGGgccaggaaagaagaggaaaaatggtagatgaagaaaagaagggagataggaaaaaCTAATAGGAAGGagttaaaaaggagagaaactataaaagaggagaaagatggggtcGCTTAAAGCGACAGAGAACAGAATGTAATGAGAGCAGAAGGGAGAATAGAATATTGACGAAAAGAACGGGAAAAACgtcgaaaggagaaaaaagaggcctAAAGACGATGATAGTGGGTATTATAAtccaattgttattgttgttgctgctgctgctttttatatcatgatgattactatcaatataagcattattattattatcgtaatcatcattatcattgctgctaataatacaactacaactactactactgctgccaaTACTattataaatcatcattattcatatcattattattactgttgttgttgttgctgttgttgttgttatcattaacatcattatctgtatcattgctaccattatcatcattataattcttattattatttttactatctaacattatcattattttgttgttgctattattgttattgtcgctgttattgttgttgttcttattgcgattatcatcattgatattagtattattatcaatattattattagtagtagcagtattgccattattgttaatgttagtatcatcatcattattattattattattactattaccattactatcactattaccatcattatcaaagttGCTCTTATCATtgagatcattattactatcatcgttacttttgctgctatttattattattacttttattactatcattgttatcattattcgtaattcttatttctaatattattattattattatcattattattattgttattattgttattattatcattattattattattattattattattattattattattattattattattattattattattattattattattattattattattattagcattagcattagcattattattattattattattattactattattcttattattataattattactatcattatttatgattgattattatgattatttttttattattattattatcattatcattatcattatcatcattgctatagttattattgttattattattattattatcatcatcattattattattgttatcaatattgttgctgttgttattatgattactgttattactattaccattattattgttttcattatcattattattatcgtcatcataattcttatccaTGAtactgtcatgattatcattattgtaaatatcattgttatctccGCCAAGAAGGTAATGTATttagtagtgttggttagtttattGGTCagctggttagcaggataacttataagttatgaacagatttttatgagctCTTTACCTAAGGCGTCTCTTAACTCAACTTAGATGCTAATAAAAtttagtggtgatccggatcaagattcggatccaggattttttatgtGATTCATTATCATTGCGGAAGTTACcagcgtacttgagaaagaggtgattttaatgcaattctccaagtgtaaatattttgcattgccggaggtatgcgctatctAAGTGCCTtcctgttaatgttatcattatcattattgacactgttatttttgttattactgtcatcatcatcatcataaaaaaatgataatgataatgataatgattatcatcatttttattgttattgtcattgtcatcatcattgtcattattatcatcattatcattatctccttttattatcaatagtgttatcttaatgattatgattaggatgaggatttttattattatcattaccatcactactgataatactaatgctactatcgttatcttcattattactattcttattatgattactgtttttatattatcattatcattactgttactgttattgttgttattactgtcatcattattaatataattgttataatcattactgctactactactattactttgattatcattaatactattattattatcatcgctgttatttttgttattgtcattatatccattatctttttgttattattagtatcgttactgttattattatccttatcatcaatatccatATTGTTATCttcaatattcttttttattgttatttcattaacattttcctcatcattattagtgttatcaccattattaatataattatagctactgttattttcattcgttttattattattattattactattgtcattgtacttaatcattaccatccttctaatcattattttcgtcattaaaagcaataatagtattTCTTTCCCAATTTGCTTAttctcattttcgtcattattaataaAGTAGAATTTAACTGCCAATAATGTTCAGAAAACTCCAACCaacaatcaataacaacaataatgatgattgtcataCTTGGTGATATTATTGAAATATAATATGCGTTACCTGtagatattgatattcatatcaaTTAGGAGAAAATTCAggactgtatttatgtatatatacatgtttttgtctGCCCCTCAGGATGAAAAAAATCAAGTTTTAACAACCAACGTTTGGCTGGATCAGGTACGTATGCTCAGAGTTTTGGGGGTTTTCTACTCTACTgataatacacaaacaaacaaaatgtatacataatgcactcacacattcgtatatatttagttaaatatgaatatacatatatatatacatatatatacatacacacacacacacacacacacacacacacacacacacacacacacacacacacacacacacacacatatatatatatatatatatatatatatatatatatatatatatatatatatatatatatatatatatatatatatatatatatatatatatatatatatatatatatatatatatatatatatatatatatatatatatatatatatatatatatgtatatatatacatacacatatatatatatatatatatatatatatatatatatatatatatatatatatacatatacatacatatatattatatatatatatatatatatatatatatatatatatatatatacatacatacacacacacacaaacacacacacacacagacacacacacacacgcacacacacacacacatttatatatgtatatatatatatatatatatatatatatatatatatatatatatatatatatatatatatatatatatatatatatatatatatatatatatatatatatgtgtgtgtgtgtgtgtgtgtgtgtgtgtgtgtgtgtgtgtgtgtgtgtgtgtgtgtgtatatatatatatatatatatatatatatatatatatatatatatatatacacacacatatgtatttccataaatatgtacaactatacatatatacatatatgtgtgtgtgagtgtgtgtgtacatatatagatagatagatagatagataaatagatagatagacagatagatagatagatagatatacagtatatatatatatatatatatatatatatagatagatagatatagatatatatatgtatatatatatatatatatatatgtatatatacatatatatatatatatatatatatatatatatatacatatatatatatatgtatgtatatatatcatatatatatatatatatatatatatatatatatatatatatatatatatatatatatatgtgtgtataaacatatatatatatatatatatatatatatatatatatatatatatatatatatacacacacacacacacacacacacacacacacacacacacacacacacacacatacacatacacacacacaatatatatatatatatatatatatatatatatatatatatatatatatatatatatatatacagccacacaaacacacacaaacacacacacacacatacacacacacacacacacacacacacacacacacatacacacacacacacacacataaataagtatatatgtatatatatatatatatatatatatatatatatatatatatatatatatatatatatatacatatttgtgtgtgtgtgtgtgtatacatacatacatatttatatatatacacacatacatatatatatatatatatatatatatatatatatatatatatatatatataaatacacacatacacacacacacacacacacacacacacacacagatatatatacatacatatatatatatatatatatatatatatatatatatatatatatatataaacacgcacacatatttgtttgtttaagtcATACATACAAAAGTAAAACAGTATTATACTGTATAAAGCAGCATTTCACGGGTATGAGAGAAATACACTAAATTCACACACGCCAAAAAATCGAGGGAAAAACATTTCCGTTACTCTCTTCTAGGTCTTTTTCAAAACCTGCCTGTTCCCTGGCGTTTTTTGACCTGATGAGGAATAACAAATATCAGCTTACCAACAATCTTGCTGATAAGGTCGAAGGCAAATCCTTCGTAAGTGACCTTCTCCATTGCCTGCACTTTGCCCAGCGGATGTCGAGATAATTTCAGATCCTGTTTGGGCACACTGCCGTTAGCCTAAGGTATTGTGTGTATCAGATTGAGCTGCCAATGGTTAGCATGAGCATGGATTTGTGGAGTTGTTATCGAATGCTTGATATCCCCATCAACATAGAATCTGGTGGTGAGCTAATGGCCCACAGACTGCCTATAGCTTTGGCTAAAGTCAGGCAATCTGACACCATTGCCCTTGACCTGCTGACAGATGTGGTCCTCATCTCTCCTTTGACGGGTGAAAGGAAGGTGAAATGCTGggactaacaaacacacacacatatgtatatatgcatatgtttgtttatatatatgcattatatatatatatatatatatatatatatatatatatatatatatatatatatatatacatatatatatacatatatatacatatatatatatatatatatatatatatatatatatatgcatatacatatttacatatccatatatatatatacatatatgtaaatatacatatatatatatatatatatatatatatatatatatatatatatatatatatatacatacatatatattgatatgtttgtttatatatatatacattatatatatatatatatatatatatatatatatatatatatatatatatatatatatatatatatatatgtatatatgtatacatatatatgcatatgtttgtttatatatatatgcattatatatatatatatatatatatatatatatatatatatatatatatatatatatatatatatatatatatttatatatatatacctatatatacaaatatatatatatatatatatatatatatacatatatatacacatatataaatatatatatatacatatatgtaaatatatatatatatatatatatatatatatatatatatatatatatatatatatatacatatatatatatatatatatatatacatatacatatatatgcatatgtttctttatatatatgtatgtatatatataagtatatatgtatatgtatatatatacatacatatatatatatatatatatatatatatatatatatatatatatatatatatatatgtatacatacatatgtttgtttatatatatatatatgatatatataaaatatgtatatatatatatatatacattatatatatacatatatatatatatatatatatatatatatatatatatatacatatatatatatatacatatatatacacatatatatacatatatatgcatatgtttgtttatatatatatatatatatatatatatatatatatatatatatacattatatataaatatatatatatatatatatatatatatatatttatatatatatatacacatatacatacacacacacacacacacacacacacacacacacacacacacacacacacacacacacacacacacacacacacacacatatatatatatatatatatatatacatatatatatatatatatatatatatatatatatacatacatatatatacacatatatatacatacatatatacatatatatatatacatatatacatatatatatatatatatatatatatatatttatgtatatatacacatatatgcatatatatatatatatatatatatatatatatatatatatatatatatatatatgtatatatgtatatatacacatatatgcatatatatatatgtatatatatatatacatatatatatatatatacatatatatatacatatatatatatatatatatatatatatataaatatacatacatatatatatatacatatacatatacatacatatatatatatatatatatatatatatatatatatatatatacatatacacacacacacatatatatgtatgtatatatatgtatatatacatgtatatatatatatttaaatatatatatattatatatatatatgtatatatacatatatatatatatatatatatgtatatatatgtatatatctatgtatatatatatgtatatatatatatatatatatatatatatatatatatgtatatatgtatatatatatatatacatatatacatatatataaatatgaaaatggaaatagcCACACTCAAAATTGAAAattcattgtggctattttcattttcatttttgtgtacacgttactgtgtttgtgcttctgttcatatatatatatatatatatatatatatatatatatatatatatatatatatatatatatatatatatatatatatacattatgtatatatatacatatatatatatatgtatatatacatatatatatatatatatatatacatatatatatatatatatatatatatatgtgtgtgtgtgtgtgtgtgtgtgtgtgtgtgtgtgtgtgtgtgtgtgtgcgtgtgtgtgtgtgtgtgtgtgtgtgtgtgtgtgtgtgtgtgtgtacatatatatatatatatatatatatatatatatatatatatatatatgtgtgtgtgtgtgtgtgtgtgtgtgtgtgtgtgtgtgtgtgtgtgtgtgtatgtgtgtgtatgtgtatgtatatatatatatatatatatatatatatatatatatatatatatatatatatgtgtgtgtgtgtgtgtgtgtgtgtgtgtgtgtgtgtgtgtgtgtgtgtgtgtgtgtgtgtgtgtgtatatatatatatatatatatatatatatatatatatatatatatatatatatatatatatatatatattgtgtgtgtgtgtgtgtgtgtgtgtgtgtgtaaatgtatatatgtatatatatatatatatgtgtgtgtgtgtgtgtgtgtgtgtgtgtgtgtgtgtatgtgtgtgtgtgtgtgtgtgtgtgtgtgtgtgtgtgtgtgtatatatatatatacatatatatacatatatatatatatatatatatatatatatatatatatatatatatatatttgtatatatatatatatataaatacatatatttgacatatgtatgtatatatatatatatatatatatatatatatatatatatatatatacacacacacacacacacacacacaaacacacacacacacacacacacccacacacacacacacacacacacacacacacacatatatatatatatatatatatatatatatatatatatatatatatacacacatatatatatatatatacatatatatatatatatatatatatatatatatatatatatatatatatatatatatatatatatagacacacacacacataaatatatgtatatatatatatatatatatatatatatatatatatatatatatatatatacacacacacacacacacacacacacacacacacacacacacacacacacacacacacacacacacacacacacacacacacacacacacacataattgcatatgtgtgtgtatgtgtgtatgtatatatgtatatatatatgtgtgtgtgtgtgtgtatgtatgtatatatatatatatatatatatatatatatatatatatatatatatatatatatgtgtgtgtgtgtgtgtgtgtgtgtgtgtgtgtgtgtgtgtgtgtgtgtgtgtgtgtatgtgtgtgtgtgtgtgtgtgtgtgtgtgtgtgtgaacctcaTGAACCTGAGTCTAGAGCAATCTTGGTATTCATGAGCTTAGTGGCACCTGTCGAGTACTTTCGTGAATTCAGTCATGGAATGATACATATCCTGGTTGTGCAACCATGAATCTAGAAAG
It contains:
- the LOC138862895 gene encoding neuronal acetylcholine receptor subunit alpha-2-like, translated to MAVPAQASDPRRVECLRRNLALPPRGGPFPPQIEMNFCSQTGVFAGVRPRISLGGILFSGSTTSEAPTSSTSDASSSSSSPSSSSSSSSSISNSNETTPAPPTPSPSTTSTTTPKPRPIKLEENDEKRLLDDLMLGYDRDVRPVKNASHPIVIQLGITLTQIFDMDEKNQVLTTNVWLDQEWVDELLHWDPNDYNGLETIRLPCERIWLPDIVLYNK